The Candidatus Hydrogenedentota bacterium genome includes a window with the following:
- the raiA gene encoding ribosome-associated translation inhibitor RaiA, which yields MNLTITGRHMEMTEALRMYIESQVKKLKIHFDKAIDIDVILDVEKHRHIAEVSLHANGVRIHSKEVSSDMYASLDTVMSKLEKQVRKYKDRINRHQQRPDRFGLSYSHAILGMNSEAEQEDNTQDSESTHHIVQREKLSMKPMTVDEAMMQLDLVDEPFLVFSNADTSQVNVLYTRENNTYGLIEPAY from the coding sequence ATGAATTTAACAATCACGGGTCGTCACATGGAGATGACGGAGGCGCTGAGGATGTATATTGAGAGTCAAGTGAAAAAACTCAAAATTCACTTTGACAAGGCTATTGATATCGATGTAATTCTCGATGTGGAGAAACATCGGCATATAGCAGAGGTTAGTCTTCACGCCAATGGTGTGCGCATCCACAGCAAAGAAGTGTCTTCCGATATGTACGCTTCTTTGGACACGGTCATGTCAAAGCTGGAAAAACAGGTCCGCAAATACAAAGATCGGATTAACCGTCACCAACAGCGGCCCGATCGTTTCGGGCTTAGCTATAGTCACGCCATACTCGGTATGAATTCAGAAGCGGAGCAAGAAGATAATACCCAGGATAGCGAGTCTACACACCATATTGTGCAGCGCGAAAAACTGAGTATGAAGCCCATGACCGTTGATGAAGCCATGATGCAGCTTGATCTTGTGGATGAGCCCTTCTTGGTTTTTTCGAACGCCGACACCTCGCAAGTGAATGTTTTATATACCCGCGAAAATAATACTTACGGCCTAATTGAACCGGCCTATTAA